The following are encoded together in the Desulfonauticus submarinus genome:
- a CDS encoding phosphate-starvation-inducible PsiE family protein gives MSIKINISKRFFEAGSDLLHLTIGILLIILGGAFVCQLFYNLKSLLFTKDFAYTTAVILNKVFFALMILEVAHTVVISYQEHIIKPEPFLIIGLIASIRRILALTLNLVETHPTEQEFYMAMIETAVLTFLVLILTIGLMLLKKSTNNN, from the coding sequence ATGTCTATTAAAATAAATATCTCAAAGCGTTTTTTTGAAGCAGGTTCAGACTTACTACATCTCACAATAGGAATACTTTTAATAATTCTAGGCGGAGCATTTGTTTGTCAACTATTTTATAATTTAAAATCATTATTATTTACTAAAGATTTTGCTTATACAACAGCAGTAATTTTAAATAAAGTTTTCTTTGCTCTTATGATTTTAGAAGTAGCCCATACAGTGGTTATTTCATATCAGGAACACATTATAAAACCAGAGCCATTTTTAATTATTGGATTAATTGCCAGTATCAGACGTATTTTGGCCTTAACTTTAAATTTAGTAGAAACACATCCAACAGAACAAGAATTCTATATGGCTATGATAGAAACTGCTGTTTTAACTTTTCTGGTTTTAATTTTAACAATTGGGTTAATGTTATTGAAGAAAAGTACTAACAACAATTGA